One region of Mus musculus strain C57BL/6J chromosome 3, GRCm38.p6 C57BL/6J genomic DNA includes:
- the Hspa4l gene encoding heat shock 70 kDa protein 4L isoform X1: MSVVGIDLGFLNCYIAVARSGGIETIANEYSDRCTPACISLGSRTRAIGNAAKSQIVTNVRNTIHGFKKLHGRSFDDPIVQTERIRLPYELQKMPNGSTGVKVRYLEEERPFAIEQVTGMLLAKLKETSENALKKPVADCVISIPSFFTDAERRSVMAAAQVAGLNCLRLMNETTAVALAYGIYKQDLPSLDEKPRNVVFIDMGHSAYQVSVCAFNKGKLKVLATTFDPYLGGRNFDEALVDYFCDEFKTKYKINVKENSRALLRLYQECEKLKKLMSANASDLPLNIECFMNDLDVSSKMNRAQFEQLCASLLARVEPPLKSVMDQANLQREDINSIEIVGGATRIPAVKEQVTRFFLKDISTTLNADEAVARGCALQCAILSPAFKVREFSITDLVPYSVTLRWKTSFEEGTGECEVFSKNHPAPFSKVITFHKKEPFELEAFYTNLHEVPYPDPRIGNFTIQNVFPQSDGDSSKVKVKVRINIHGIFSVASASVIEKQNLEGDHNDAAMETEAPKSEGKEDVDKMQVDQEEGGHQKCHAEHTPEEEIDHTGAKAKAPPSDKQDRINQTIKKGKIKSIDLPIQSSLYRQLTQDLLNSYIENEGKMIMQDKLEKERNDAKNAVEEYVYDFRDKLGTVYEKFITPEDMNKLSAMLEDTENWLYEEGEDQPKQVYVDRLQELKKYGQPIQMKYVEHEERPKALNDLGKKIQLVLKVIEAHRNKDERYDHLDPAEMERVEKYISDSMNWLNSKMNAQNKLSLTQDPVVKVSEIVTKSKELDNFCNPIVYKPKPKVEAPEDKAKTGSEHNGPMDGQSGSETSPDPPKGSSQHTDSGEMEVD; this comes from the exons ATGTCGGTGGTGGGCATTGACCTCGGCTTCCTCAACTGCTACATCGCTGTAGCGAGGAGCGGCGGCATCGAGACCATCGCCAACGAGTACAGCGACAGGTGCACGCC GGCCTGTATATCTTTGGGATCCAGAACTCGAGCCATTGGAAATGCAGCTAAGAGCCAG ATAGTCACAAATGTAAGAAATACAATTCATGGCTTCAAAAAGCTTCATGGGCGATCATTTGATGACCCCATTGTGCAAACGGAGAGGATCAGGCTTCCGTACGAGCTGCAGAAGATGCCTAATGGAAGTACAGGTGTTAAG GTGCGGTACCTGGAAGAAGAGCGGCCCTTTGCAATTGAGCAAGTCACTGGGATGTTGCTGGCTAAGCTTAAAGAGACCTCAGAAAATGCTCTGAAGAAGCCAGTGGCTGACTGTGTGATCTCG ATCCCGAGCTTTTTCACCGACGCAGAGAGAAGATCCGTGATGGCCGCAGCCCAGGTTGCAGGCCTAAACTGTCTGAGGCTGATGAATGAAACCACTGCAG TTGCACTGGCATATGGAATTTATAAGCAGGATCTTCCCTCATTAGATGAGAAACCAAGGAATGTTGTGTTTATCGACATGGGACATTCTGCCTACCAGGTCTCTGTTTGTGCTTTTAACAAAGGAAAACTGAAA GTGTTGGCTACTACCTTTGACCCATATTTGGGTGGCAGGAACTTTGATGAGGCTTTAGTAGACTACTTCTGCGATGAATTCAAGACCAAATATAAGATAAATGTCAAAGAGAACTCGCGGGCCTTGTTGCGGCTGTATCAGGAGTGTGAAAAACTAAAGAAGCTGATGAGTGCAAACGCGTCAGACCTTCCCCTGAACATCGAGTGTTTCATGAATGACCTTGATGTTTCTAGTAAGATGAACAG GGCTCAATTTGAGCAGTTGTGTGCTTCCCTCTTAGCCAGGGTTGAACCACCTTTAAAATCAGTAATGGATCAAGCTA ACTTACAACGTGAAGACATAAACAGCATAGAGATTGTGGGAGGGGCCACACGGATTCCTGCAGTCAAGGAGCAGGTGACTAGGTTCTTTCTGAAAGACATCAGTACCACCCTGAATGCTGATGAAGCTGTCGCCCGAGGATGTGCGTTGCAG TGTGCGATTCTCTCACCAGCATTTAAAGTACGTGAATTTTCCATAACTGACCTTGTTCCTTACTCAGTCACATTAAGGTGGAAGACTTCTTTTGAAGAAGGGACTGG GGAATGTGAAGTCTTCTCTAAGAACCACCCGGCCCCATTCTCAAAGGTCATAACTTTCCACAAGAAGGAACCATTTGAACTAGAAGCATTTTATACTAATTTGCATGAAGTGCCTTATCCTGATCCAAGAATTG GAAACTTCACTATTCAGAATGTTTTCCCACAGTCTGATGGTGACAGTTCTAAAGTAAAAGTTAAAGTTCGTATTAATATCCATGGAATCTTCAGTGTGGCCAGTGCGTCAGTAATTGAGAAGCAGAATCTGGAAGGTGATCATAACGATGCCGCTATGGAGACGGAAGCTCCTAAGAGTGAAGGCAAAGAGGATGTG GACAAAATGCAGGTTGACCAAGAAGAAGGAGGTCATCAGAAATGTCATGCTGAGCACACCCCAGAAGAGGAGATTGACCACACCGGGGCCAAAGCAAAG gCACCTCCTTCAGATAAGCAAGATCGCATAAATCAAACtattaaaaaagggaaaatcAAGAGTATTGATCTACCTATCCAGAGTAGCCTCTACAGACAGCTGACTCAAGACCTTCTCAATAGTTACATTGAAAATGAG GGGAAGATGATAATGCAGGATaaattagagaaagaaagaaatgatgctAAAAATGCTGTTGAAGAATACGTCTATGATTTCAGAGACAAATTGGGCACTGTCTACGAAAAGTTCATCACTCCAGAA GACATGAATAAGCTGTCTGCAATGTTAGAAGACACAGAAAATTGGCTGTATGAAGAAGGAGAAGACCAGCCTAAACAAGTTTATGTGGATAGGCTGCAGGAATTAAAG AAATATGGCCAGCCCATTCAAATGAAGTACGTGGAGCATGAAGAGAGACCAAAAGCTTTAAATGACTTGGGGAAAAAGATTCAGCTTGTCCTGAAAGTGATAGAAGCACACAGAAACAAG gatgAAAGATATGATCATCTGGATCCTGCTGAAATGGAAAGAGTTGAAAAGTACATCAGTGACTCCATGAACTGGCTAAACAGTAAGATGAATGCACAGAATAAATTAAGTCTCACTCAAGATCCCGTGGTAAAAGTGTCAGAAATAGTTACAAAGTCAAAG gaactGGATAATTTCTGTAACCCCATCGTTTATAAGCCCAAACCAAAAGTAGAAGCTCCTGAAGACAAAGCAAAAACTGGTAGTGAGCACAATGGACCAATGGACGGACAGAGTGGTTCAGAGACCAGCCCAGATCCACCCAAAGGAAGCTCACAGCACACCGACTCCGGAGAGATGGAAGTGGACTAA